The following proteins are co-located in the Paenibacillus sp. FSL H8-0079 genome:
- the trpC gene encoding indole-3-glycerol phosphate synthase TrpC, which yields MYLDRIVATKHKEVELLAQTFRMDEAIQKIEQLPATRGFEQALSSRRNRKLGLIAEVKKASPSKGLIRPDFHPVEIAAAYERAGADCISVLTDVSYFQGSNEYLQAIHQSVNIPLLRKDFIIDERQIAEARLLGADAVLLIASILTPEQIRQYLEFAKSLGLDALIEVHDRTELEQVLGIPQATLVGINNRNLKTFETSLNTTLDLMELIPSGVTLISESGIDGPESTVPLIQAGVHGILVGEHLMRKDDVEAAVYDLMGPK from the coding sequence ATGTATCTTGATCGAATCGTTGCAACCAAACATAAAGAAGTTGAACTTCTGGCACAAACATTTCGCATGGATGAGGCTATCCAAAAAATCGAACAATTACCCGCAACACGAGGGTTTGAACAAGCATTATCGAGCAGACGCAATCGCAAACTCGGTCTTATTGCTGAAGTGAAGAAGGCTTCGCCATCCAAAGGATTGATCCGTCCGGATTTTCATCCGGTAGAGATTGCTGCTGCTTATGAACGAGCGGGTGCAGACTGCATCTCCGTATTAACGGATGTATCGTATTTTCAAGGGAGCAACGAGTACTTGCAGGCTATTCATCAGTCTGTGAACATTCCGCTATTGCGTAAGGATTTTATTATAGATGAACGACAGATTGCCGAGGCAAGATTGCTGGGTGCGGACGCGGTACTGCTGATTGCCAGCATTCTGACTCCAGAACAAATTCGTCAATATCTGGAATTCGCCAAAAGTTTGGGGCTGGACGCCTTGATTGAAGTCCACGATCGGACAGAGCTGGAGCAGGTATTGGGAATTCCGCAGGCAACCCTTGTGGGTATCAACAATCGTAATTTGAAAACATTCGAAACGAGTCTGAATACGACACTGGATTTGATGGAATTGATTCCAAGTGGCGTCACCTTGATCAGCGAAAGTGGTATTGACGGTCCAGAATCAACAGTACCTTTGATCCAAGCAGGTGTACACGGTATTCTCGTAGGTGAGCATCTCATGCGCAAGGATGATGTCGAAGCAGCTGTATATGATCTGATGGGACCCAAATGA
- the trpD gene encoding anthranilate phosphoribosyltransferase gives MTREEGMKNGLAKILEGSHLEQAEARDLMYSIMRGEATPAQIGGLLMALRMKGETVDEITGFAEAMRGQGGRILTDGSGLLDTCGTGGSGIHKFNISTASAIIASAVSVRVAKHGNRSASGKAGSADVLEALGVNIHLNGEQARQCLDDIGICFCFAQVYHPSMRHAAGPRKELGVRTIFNMLGPLTNPAGADRQLLGLYDRSRTPMIAEVLNRLGLKRALVVASHDGLDEISISAPTQVSELRNGQVHTYDIDPRDMGLSLHPLEAVLGGDAAQNAEIIKRIFQGEQSAYRDVVLLNAGACIYVSGLADSIAEGVKLAAEAVDSGKAAGKLEQLIHTTEAYSHVS, from the coding sequence ATTACTCGTGAGGAAGGCATGAAGAATGGCCTGGCGAAGATTTTGGAGGGCAGTCATCTGGAGCAAGCCGAAGCACGAGATTTGATGTACTCGATTATGAGAGGTGAGGCAACGCCGGCTCAAATCGGAGGTTTGTTGATGGCGCTGCGGATGAAGGGTGAAACGGTGGATGAGATCACCGGTTTTGCCGAAGCCATGCGTGGTCAGGGCGGACGAATTCTTACGGATGGCAGCGGTTTGCTGGACACGTGTGGAACAGGCGGATCGGGTATTCACAAATTCAACATTTCCACAGCATCCGCCATCATAGCTTCGGCCGTGTCGGTTCGGGTCGCCAAACATGGCAACCGTTCAGCTTCAGGCAAAGCGGGAAGTGCGGATGTATTAGAGGCACTCGGTGTAAATATCCATCTGAACGGCGAGCAGGCCAGACAATGTCTGGATGACATTGGAATCTGCTTCTGTTTTGCCCAGGTATATCACCCTTCCATGCGACATGCGGCAGGACCAAGAAAAGAGCTGGGTGTTCGTACCATTTTCAACATGCTCGGACCTTTAACGAATCCTGCCGGAGCGGATCGCCAATTGCTTGGCCTGTATGATCGCTCCCGGACGCCAATGATTGCTGAAGTGCTGAATCGTCTTGGTCTCAAAAGAGCGTTGGTCGTGGCCAGCCATGATGGTCTGGATGAAATCAGTATCTCGGCGCCGACTCAGGTATCTGAACTTCGCAATGGTCAAGTGCACACCTATGATATTGATCCACGTGATATGGGCTTGTCTCTGCATCCACTCGAAGCGGTACTTGGAGGAGATGCGGCACAGAATGCCGAAATTATTAAAAGGATCTTCCAAGGTGAGCAGAGTGCCTACCGTGATGTCGTTCTGTTGAACGCCGGAGCGTGCATCTATGTATCCGGTCTTGCAGATAGCATTGCTGAAGGGGTGAAACTTGCCGCAGAAGCGGTAGATTCGGGTAAAGCTGCCGGGAAGCTTGAACAGTTAATTCATACAACGGAGGCGTACAGTCATGTATCTTGA